In the Sulfurivermis fontis genome, GCCGCGCACCGGGCGCAGTTCGCCGGACAGCGCCAGTTCACCGAGAAACTCGTAGCGCGGCAGCCCCTCCTGCGGCAGCTGCCCGGAGGCGGCCAGCAGGCCAATCGCGATGGGCAGATCGAAACGTCCGCCTTCCTTGGGCAGGTCGGCGGGGGCGAGATTGATGGTGATGCGGCGGGCGGGAAACTCGAAACGGGAGGTGAGCAGGGCGCCGCGCACGCGGTCCTTGCTCTCCTTCACCGCCGCCTCGGGCAGGCCGACGATGGACAGGGCGGGCAGCCCGTTGGCGAGGTGGATTTCCACCGCCACCGGCGGGGCATCGATGCCCACGGCGGCGCGGCTGTGCACGATGGCAAGTGACATGGCTTCCGTTCCGTTGTTGCGCGCGGGTATCGGTGCCCGCGGATGACTGACCTCGAGGCCGGCCCGTTGTTGCCGGGCGGTGCCTACGCCAGGCGCTGCTCCAGCTCGGCAATCTTTCTTTCCAGCTCTTCCAGTTTGGCGCGGCTGCGTGCCAGCACGCGCGCCTGCGCGTCGAATTCGTCGCGCGTCACCAGGTCGAGCTTTTCCAGCCGCGCGCGCAGCACGGCATTGAAATTGTGTTCCAGATCCTGCCGCAGCGCGTGCAGTCCAGGCGGCAGCGCGGCCGCGAGACGTTGCGCCAGATCGTCGATGAAATGGGTATCCATGAGGGCCTCCGTTGTATCGCAAGTGTACGCGATCACGCCGTCGTTGCGTGCGCCAAAACGGTGCGCGGCGCAAACGGCAGCGGTCCATCCTGGTGCGGCCGTTTTTTACGGCCGCCGGCAGGCCTGCGCAACACCATGAAATAAAAAGAAATTCATGGTTGGCACAGGCGATGCAATTGTTCTCTTGCGCAGGCATTGACCCGCAATCCATCCAACCTGAGGAGAGAAACAATGAGCAGCATGTTCCGCAAGTCCGTACTCGGTTCCGCCATCGCCCTGGGTCTGCTGGCCAGCGGCCAGGCCGCCGCCGAGCTGAGCGCCAACGTCGGTTTCGCGTCCGAATACATCTTCCGTGGCATCTACCAGGCCGAGTCCAGTGCCTCCGCCGGCGTCGACTATGGTCATGAGAGCGGCCTCTACGTGGGCACCTGGGCCGCCGACGTGAACAACGGCATCGAATACGACATCTACGGTGGCTACAACGGCGCCGTCGGTGACCTGAGCTACGGTGTCGGCTTCACCGGCTACTACTACAGCGATGACTTCGACGGCAGCTACGAGGAGCTCAACCTGAGCGCCGGTTACGGTCCCTTCACCGTCACCCACAACATCGGAACCTACAACGGCAGCGACATCGGCGGCACCGACGCCGACTACACCTTCACCACCGTGAAGGCCGAGTACAAGGGCCTGTATGCCCTGTACGGCACCTACGGTGACGAGGCCGACGGCAGCTATGTGCAGGTGGGCTACGACACCGACGTGTCCGGTTTCACTGTCGGCGGCTATCTGCTGAAGAACGACGAAGACCTCGACAACAACAGCGCCGACGGCGATGGCGAAACCCGCCTGGTGTTCACCGTCAACAAGGCCTTCGATCTCTGATCCATGACAGGTCATGCCGGGCCGCAGCCGCGGCCCGGCCCCTAAAGGAGGACAACGATGAAACTGGTAACTGCAATCATCAAGCCGTTCAAGCTCGATGACGTGCGTGAGGCCTTGTCGGAGATCGGCGTGCAGGGCATCACCGTCACCGAGGTGAAGGGTTTCG is a window encoding:
- a CDS encoding TorF family putative porin — translated: MSSMFRKSVLGSAIALGLLASGQAAAELSANVGFASEYIFRGIYQAESSASAGVDYGHESGLYVGTWAADVNNGIEYDIYGGYNGAVGDLSYGVGFTGYYYSDDFDGSYEELNLSAGYGPFTVTHNIGTYNGSDIGGTDADYTFTTVKAEYKGLYALYGTYGDEADGSYVQVGYDTDVSGFTVGGYLLKNDEDLDNNSADGDGETRLVFTVNKAFDL
- a CDS encoding accessory factor UbiK family protein, which codes for MDTHFIDDLAQRLAAALPPGLHALRQDLEHNFNAVLRARLEKLDLVTRDEFDAQARVLARSRAKLEELERKIAELEQRLA